One stretch of Oikeobacillus pervagus DNA includes these proteins:
- the mtnN gene encoding 5'-methylthioadenosine/S-adenosylhomocysteine nucleosidase, with translation MKIAIIGAMEEEVTILRENIENKQVETIANSEFTTGMMGGVDVVLLRSGIGKVNAAMTTSILLQHFHPDVVINTGSAGGLHPDLNVGDIVISTEVRHHDVDAMVFGYEYGQVPQMPPAFKAEERLVDIAAQCAVELNGVQVVKGLIATGDSFMSDPERVAFIQGKFHDLQAVEMEAAAIAQVSYQFQKPFVIIRSLSDIAGKESGISFEQYLEKAALNSANLVMKIVNHLAI, from the coding sequence ATGAAGATTGCAATTATTGGAGCAATGGAAGAAGAAGTGACAATTTTGAGGGAAAATATTGAAAATAAACAGGTGGAAACCATTGCAAACAGCGAATTTACAACTGGAATGATGGGAGGAGTAGATGTTGTCCTTCTGCGCTCTGGAATTGGAAAGGTAAATGCAGCGATGACAACATCTATTTTATTACAACATTTTCATCCCGATGTTGTGATTAACACAGGTTCAGCTGGAGGGTTACATCCGGATTTAAATGTAGGGGATATTGTCATTTCGACCGAGGTACGTCATCATGATGTAGATGCCATGGTATTTGGGTATGAATACGGACAAGTTCCACAAATGCCACCAGCATTTAAAGCTGAGGAACGTCTAGTTGATATTGCCGCCCAATGTGCGGTTGAGCTAAACGGTGTACAAGTTGTGAAAGGCTTAATTGCCACAGGGGATTCCTTTATGAGTGACCCTGAACGCGTAGCCTTTATTCAGGGGAAATTTCATGATCTTCAAGCTGTGGAAATGGAGGCTGCAGCTATTGCCCAAGTTTCCTATCAATTTCAAAAACCATTTGTGATTATTCGCTCCCTTTCGGATATAGCTGGAAAAGAATCGGGGATTTCCTTTGAACAATATTTGGAAAAAGCAGCATTAAATTCAGCAAATTTGGTTATGAAAATCGTCAACCATTTGGCCATCTAA
- a CDS encoding YrhC family protein: protein MDQTQTVKRLTEKMVDYKRFAFTLIALSVFLYLGVVLPIDGRTDIKTYILMIGNILLLALSVIFFLASFMYKKRIQQFEENE, encoded by the coding sequence ATGGATCAAACTCAAACGGTAAAAAGGCTAACAGAAAAGATGGTAGACTATAAACGTTTTGCTTTTACATTGATTGCACTAAGTGTGTTCTTATATTTAGGTGTTGTCCTTCCGATCGATGGAAGAACAGATATAAAAACATATATATTGATGATTGGAAATATCTTATTATTGGCTTTATCCGTTATTTTCTTTCTAGCTTCATTCATGTATAAAAAGAGGATTCAACAATTTGAAGAGAATGAATAA